In a single window of the Litorilituus sediminis genome:
- a CDS encoding lipopolysaccharide biosynthesis protein translates to MLLSIHKLLKNKLIQNIMIVSGGTAGAQILSLLASPIITRLYTPEAIGILGSFLAILAILLPLASLSFPIAIVLPKKNSNAIKVANNSLRIALIFALIVFVIILLFQENVTGLLGLDDIGTGFIALALPLAVLASTLLAICTQWVIRHKLFKINAKAIVAQSLLLNLTKIAVGMFAPFGKSLIILTIFATLFQGLFLLLSVNLKKVKNHFLPLNASFDMQQVRRHKEFPLFRSPQGLLVNLNQNIPVLLLASLFGATSVGFYALCRTVLQLPVTLIAKSVNDVIYPQVNQAFNNRRPISPLIVKGTMWLALIGVIPLLIFILFGPELFTLVFGDGWRLAGALSQWLSVWFYFNFINRPCVAAIPVLRLERFLLLNSLLNFVLSSLGFYIGYSLFSDDVYAVAIYSLFGIIPQLIIISFVIYSAKQHDRQLVDN, encoded by the coding sequence TTGCTTTTATCAATACACAAGCTCCTTAAAAATAAGCTCATTCAAAATATAATGATAGTCAGTGGCGGAACTGCGGGGGCGCAAATTTTGTCTTTGCTTGCGTCTCCTATTATTACAAGGTTATATACGCCTGAAGCTATTGGTATTCTGGGTAGTTTTTTAGCCATCCTTGCAATTTTACTTCCACTCGCTTCGCTGAGCTTTCCTATTGCAATTGTACTTCCTAAAAAAAATAGTAACGCCATAAAAGTGGCTAATAATTCTTTAAGAATAGCATTAATATTTGCGTTAATAGTCTTTGTAATTATTTTGCTTTTTCAAGAAAATGTTACTGGCTTGTTGGGGTTAGATGATATAGGTACAGGCTTTATTGCGCTAGCTTTACCTTTAGCAGTATTAGCAAGTACTTTGTTAGCTATTTGCACACAATGGGTTATCAGGCACAAGCTATTTAAAATAAATGCTAAGGCAATAGTGGCTCAATCACTGCTATTGAACCTGACTAAAATAGCTGTAGGGATGTTTGCTCCTTTTGGCAAGTCTTTAATTATTTTGACAATCTTTGCGACATTATTTCAGGGATTATTTTTACTGTTATCGGTGAACTTGAAAAAAGTTAAAAACCATTTTTTACCGTTAAATGCATCATTTGATATGCAGCAGGTTAGGAGGCACAAAGAGTTTCCTCTATTTAGAAGTCCACAGGGACTCCTTGTAAACTTAAATCAAAATATTCCGGTATTATTACTAGCAAGTTTATTCGGCGCTACTTCAGTAGGTTTTTATGCTTTGTGCAGAACAGTATTGCAATTACCTGTTACATTGATTGCTAAATCTGTGAATGATGTAATTTACCCTCAAGTAAATCAAGCATTTAATAATAGAAGGCCTATTAGTCCTTTAATTGTAAAAGGAACCATGTGGTTAGCGTTGATCGGCGTTATTCCTCTGCTGATTTTTATCTTGTTTGGCCCAGAGCTTTTTACTCTGGTGTTTGGTGATGGCTGGCGGTTAGCTGGTGCGTTATCACAATGGCTTAGTGTTTGGTTTTATTTTAATTTTATTAATCGTCCTTGTGTTGCAGCTATCCCAGTGTTAAGGCTAGAGAGATTTTTATTGCTTAATAGTCTATTGAATTTTGTTTTATCAAGTTTGGGGTTTTATATAGGTTACAGCCTATTTTCCGATGATGTTTACGCTGTTGCTATCTACAGTTTATTTGGCATAATCCCTCAACTCATTATCATCTCATTTGTTATCTATTCTGCTAAACAGCATGATAGGCAACTTGTAGATAATTAA
- a CDS encoding type II secretion system F family protein — MSQLYRYKAYDRSGKHEHGEISAVNKADAETQLTQKNLLVIKVTEIKESAGSSRVSLADIEQSTEQLAILLNNGLKVDKALEILSRTNSKSGMGLIWRGVLEDIKKGKSLSEAIEVRHEVFSSLYCEMVKIGESTGNLPTVFTRLSENLRFQIGLRSKVLQAISYPFFILLVCVSAIWAIFNFVVPSMSSMFESMEEVPSYTQFLLDVSHNVQNYQIHAIVIIIFLVSLAVFLFKQHKTRQQFIKFVVRLPLIKGITNKADRIRFATALQLTLESGVNLSSALRLAGETVIDIELKSQLTKIASQVSSGSQLSDSLKPVKLFDDVALSLVAVGEESGTLANSFREIAARARQSFESWLMKFTALLEPLLILIMGGVVGSVVIIMLLSIVSINDVSF; from the coding sequence TTGAGTCAGTTATATCGTTATAAGGCTTATGATCGCTCGGGTAAGCATGAACATGGTGAGATCAGTGCAGTTAATAAAGCCGATGCGGAAACACAATTAACGCAGAAAAATCTTTTGGTTATTAAGGTAACTGAAATAAAGGAAAGTGCTGGCTCATCTAGGGTATCTTTGGCTGATATTGAGCAATCAACCGAGCAGTTAGCTATTTTGCTCAATAATGGATTGAAGGTTGATAAAGCGTTAGAAATTTTATCTCGTACTAATAGTAAAAGTGGCATGGGGCTTATTTGGCGAGGTGTATTAGAGGATATTAAAAAAGGAAAATCACTCAGTGAAGCGATTGAGGTTCGACACGAGGTGTTTTCGTCTCTTTATTGTGAAATGGTGAAAATAGGTGAGAGTACCGGTAATTTACCGACTGTTTTTACTCGATTAAGTGAGAATTTACGTTTTCAAATTGGTTTACGCAGCAAAGTGTTGCAAGCGATTAGTTATCCTTTCTTTATTCTTTTAGTTTGTGTGAGCGCAATTTGGGCGATATTTAATTTTGTTGTGCCTAGTATGTCTAGTATGTTTGAGTCGATGGAGGAAGTGCCTTCTTATACTCAGTTTTTATTAGATGTAAGCCATAATGTACAAAACTATCAAATACACGCCATTGTTATTATTATTTTCTTAGTATCGCTTGCTGTTTTTTTGTTTAAGCAACATAAAACGCGCCAGCAATTTATTAAATTTGTTGTTAGATTGCCCTTAATCAAAGGTATAACCAATAAGGCTGATAGAATTCGATTTGCTACTGCTTTGCAGCTGACATTAGAAAGTGGCGTGAACTTATCTTCAGCATTAAGGTTGGCAGGCGAAACCGTTATTGATATAGAGCTGAAAAGCCAGTTAACCAAGATAGCTAGTCAAGTATCATCTGGAAGTCAATTAAGTGATAGTTTAAAACCCGTTAAATTATTTGATGATGTTGCGCTATCTCTTGTTGCTGTCGGGGAGGAAAGTGGCACATTAGCTAATTCATTTCGGGAAATTGCCGCTCGTGCTAGGCAAAGCTTTGAATCCTGGTTAATGAAGTTTACCGCATTGCTTGAGCCTTTACTTATATTGATTATGGGTGGTGTTGTTGGCTCTGTTGTTATTATCATGCTGTTAAGTATTGTTTCTATCAATGATGTATCGTTCTAG
- a CDS encoding prepilin-type N-terminal cleavage/methylation domain-containing protein codes for MMYRSSKGFTLVELLIVLVLIGLSSAIVLPSMWQQFDQVRYRSEIAKVKSMVNYCRHFSFYQSQALIVSFHENQLNVTRKADGEILRTIQFDTFTFAPRIVHFEKRGNITKLTLALIKNKQEMQVELHV; via the coding sequence ATGATGTATCGTTCTAGCAAAGGCTTTACTTTAGTTGAGCTACTCATTGTGCTGGTATTGATAGGCTTAAGTTCAGCGATTGTTTTACCGTCAATGTGGCAGCAATTTGATCAGGTCAGATATCGTTCTGAAATAGCTAAGGTAAAATCTATGGTTAATTACTGTCGCCACTTTAGCTTCTACCAAAGCCAAGCTCTGATTGTTAGTTTCCATGAGAACCAGCTAAATGTTACAAGAAAAGCGGATGGTGAAATTCTAAGAACTATTCAGTTTGATACATTCACTTTTGCTCCGCGTATAGTGCACTTTGAAAAACGGGGCAACATTACGAAATTGACATTAGCACTTATTAAAAATAAACAAGAGATGCAAGTTGAACTTCACGTATAA
- the rfbD gene encoding dTDP-4-dehydrorhamnose reductase, giving the protein MKALIIGKSGQLAHELRDEQPNNAEVLCLGRDDVDICSVESLDNAITRLSPSVIINASAYTAVDKAESDEDAAYAINQHAVENIAKLANKYSIRLLHVSTDFVFDGQQSKAYLVDDNTNPCGVYGASKLAGEQEIQEHCPENSAIVRTSWLYSSYGNNFVKTMLKLMQEKPELGVVCDQIGCPTSANSLAKFLWKLTEQQSIVPIYHWSDYGVASWYDFAVAIQNIAFDEGLLKEKIPVKPIPATSYPTPAKRPNFSLLNASESYFIESSAHWTVQLKQCISKLS; this is encoded by the coding sequence ATGAAAGCATTAATAATAGGTAAAAGTGGCCAATTGGCGCACGAATTAAGGGATGAACAACCAAATAACGCTGAAGTGTTATGTTTAGGTAGAGACGATGTAGATATTTGCTCTGTGGAATCACTAGACAATGCCATAACTAGACTCTCTCCTAGCGTTATCATTAATGCTTCGGCCTATACTGCCGTGGATAAAGCCGAATCAGATGAGGACGCTGCTTATGCAATAAACCAACATGCCGTTGAAAACATTGCTAAATTGGCAAATAAGTACAGTATACGCCTACTTCATGTTTCCACAGACTTTGTCTTTGACGGCCAACAAAGCAAAGCTTACCTTGTTGATGATAATACTAATCCTTGTGGGGTATATGGCGCTTCTAAACTTGCTGGCGAGCAAGAGATTCAAGAACACTGCCCTGAAAACAGTGCCATTGTCAGAACATCTTGGTTGTACTCATCTTATGGTAATAACTTTGTCAAAACCATGCTTAAGCTAATGCAAGAAAAGCCAGAGCTAGGTGTGGTTTGTGATCAAATTGGCTGCCCTACCTCAGCTAACAGCTTAGCTAAATTTTTATGGAAATTAACTGAGCAGCAAAGCATTGTGCCAATATACCACTGGAGCGATTACGGTGTCGCGTCTTGGTATGATTTTGCTGTAGCGATTCAAAATATTGCTTTTGATGAAGGTTTACTAAAAGAGAAAATACCAGTAAAACCTATTCCTGCAACTAGCTACCCTACTCCTGCCAAAAGGCCAAACTTTAGCTTACTCAATGCGAGTGAATCTTATTTCATTGAGTCTTCAGCTCATTGGACTGTGCAATTAAAACAATGTATCAGCAAACTGAGCTAA
- a CDS encoding prepilin-type N-terminal cleavage/methylation domain-containing protein, with translation MKSKGYTLIEVLVSMVIFSVLMTLAVSSYRYFFNETGGKGKADYDLSLLTKRKVINSSIKGLKPYYYSGVARKNELFFKGNESAFSFVTSNPSYLKEPMVIANFFIQESGKVLAYCELPLGSVSLSNYRFKVSSCQDYQVYMNAENIRFSYFTWKDVLELDNYYSELLNIAIKPTPLWREQYDSAKTIILPLYIKVMIEGGEALLPPELLFEIPQELPHSKADKNAL, from the coding sequence ATGAAAAGTAAAGGTTACACTCTGATTGAAGTCCTTGTTTCTATGGTTATCTTTAGTGTTTTGATGACATTAGCAGTATCTTCATATCGCTACTTTTTTAATGAAACTGGAGGCAAAGGAAAAGCTGATTATGATTTATCTTTACTGACAAAAAGGAAGGTTATCAATAGTTCAATAAAGGGACTGAAGCCATATTATTATTCTGGTGTAGCAAGGAAAAATGAATTGTTTTTTAAAGGAAATGAAAGCGCTTTTTCATTTGTTACTAGTAACCCTAGCTACCTTAAAGAGCCTATGGTAATAGCTAACTTCTTTATACAGGAGTCTGGCAAGGTCTTAGCGTATTGTGAACTACCTTTAGGGAGTGTTAGTTTATCAAACTATAGATTTAAGGTGTCTAGTTGTCAGGATTATCAAGTGTATATGAATGCTGAAAATATAAGGTTTTCCTACTTTACATGGAAAGATGTACTTGAGCTTGATAACTATTATTCTGAATTGTTAAATATAGCGATAAAGCCTACGCCATTGTGGCGCGAGCAATATGATAGTGCTAAAACCATTATTTTGCCTCTATATATCAAAGTAATGATAGAAGGAGGTGAAGCTTTATTACCACCAGAGCTATTATTTGAAATCCCTCAAGAGCTACCTCATTCTAAGGCGGATAAAAATGCGCTGTAA
- the rfbB gene encoding dTDP-glucose 4,6-dehydratase, with product MSKRIFITGGAGFIGSALVRYLINETDSIVMNFDKLTYAGNLESLKSIENDDRYHFVQGDICDQAFASETIKSFKPDYIMHLAAESHVDRSIDGPGDFIQTNVVGTYALLEAARSYFVTLDEQAKQAFRFHHISTDEVYGDLGETGLFTEETPYDPSSPYSASKAASDHLVRAWCRTFNLPVVVTNCSNNYGPYHFPEKLIPLIILNALEGKQLPIYGDGKQVRDWLFVEDHAKALFCVVETGKVGETYNIGGFNEKQNIEVVNTICNHLNELVQDKPEGITDFNQLITYVADRPGHDVRYAIDANKISSELGWKPEETFSTGIKKTVEWYLANLEWCQHVQDGSYQRERLGN from the coding sequence ATGAGTAAAAGAATTTTTATCACAGGTGGGGCTGGCTTTATAGGTTCAGCGCTTGTTCGTTACTTAATAAACGAAACTGACAGTATCGTCATGAATTTTGACAAGTTAACTTATGCAGGTAACTTAGAGTCATTAAAGTCAATTGAAAATGATGACCGCTACCACTTTGTTCAAGGTGACATTTGCGACCAAGCCTTCGCGAGCGAAACAATCAAATCATTTAAGCCTGACTATATTATGCACCTAGCAGCTGAAAGTCATGTTGATCGCTCTATCGATGGACCAGGTGATTTTATTCAAACCAATGTTGTTGGCACCTACGCACTTTTAGAAGCAGCACGTAGCTACTTTGTCACGCTTGATGAACAAGCGAAGCAAGCGTTTAGATTTCACCATATATCTACCGATGAAGTATATGGCGACTTGGGCGAGACAGGCTTATTCACAGAAGAAACACCTTATGACCCTAGCTCTCCTTATTCGGCATCAAAAGCGGCTTCAGATCACCTAGTTCGAGCTTGGTGCCGCACCTTTAACTTGCCAGTAGTGGTAACCAACTGTTCAAATAATTATGGCCCTTATCACTTTCCTGAAAAATTAATTCCATTAATTATTCTTAACGCTCTAGAAGGCAAGCAGTTACCAATTTACGGTGATGGTAAGCAAGTTCGCGACTGGTTATTTGTTGAAGATCATGCAAAAGCTTTATTCTGTGTTGTTGAAACTGGAAAGGTTGGTGAAACCTATAATATTGGTGGTTTCAATGAAAAACAAAACATTGAGGTTGTTAATACTATCTGTAATCATCTTAATGAGTTAGTGCAAGATAAACCAGAAGGTATTACTGATTTTAATCAGTTAATCACTTATGTTGCCGATAGACCAGGCCACGATGTTCGCTATGCTATAGATGCTAATAAAATTAGCTCAGAGTTGGGCTGGAAACCAGAGGAGACATTCTCTACAGGCATTAAGAAAACCGTAGAGTGGTATTTAGCTAACCTAGAATGGTGTCAACACGTTCAAGATGGCAGCTACCAAAGAGAACGCCTAGGTAATTAA
- a CDS encoding type II secretion system protein GspK, whose translation MRCKIKQMQGAALLLVIMITAIMSIIMTLMLHQSKLDSKLASIVKQRSKAELKLRSTQAEFIYHFMTTPLSFVGPNYSAPGYAFDTIVDSFDGQKAIFNRVTVSVQDVTGLVSLLPLDEKSLNALLVAQGFDNDSLLAFYDRFNDWQDLDSLTRLSGKELGDYQEYPYFPSNIVIQSVEEMAYLLDNEVYTSIRPFLVLYGSGYMNRHFTPEALYSAAGIESNSNNKEYISSLNSSESEVDFPSGRYLVRLSYSDNGVFLSKQFHLLRGLGTLQPFFITNEQLF comes from the coding sequence ATGCGCTGTAAGATAAAGCAAATGCAAGGCGCTGCTTTATTATTGGTTATTATGATAACTGCTATTATGTCAATTATTATGACGTTGATGCTACATCAAAGTAAATTGGATAGTAAGTTAGCGTCTATTGTGAAGCAAAGAAGTAAGGCTGAGCTTAAGTTACGAAGTACTCAAGCAGAGTTTATTTATCATTTTATGACAACGCCTTTAAGCTTTGTTGGCCCTAATTATAGTGCTCCTGGTTATGCCTTTGATACAATTGTTGATAGTTTTGATGGTCAAAAAGCAATATTTAATAGAGTGACAGTATCAGTGCAAGATGTAACTGGTCTAGTATCACTATTACCCTTGGATGAAAAATCACTTAATGCATTACTTGTGGCACAGGGGTTTGATAATGATAGCTTGCTAGCCTTTTATGATCGCTTTAATGATTGGCAAGATTTAGATTCACTAACAAGATTGTCAGGAAAAGAATTAGGTGATTACCAAGAATACCCCTATTTTCCTTCAAATATTGTCATTCAATCGGTAGAAGAAATGGCCTATCTTTTAGATAATGAGGTGTATACTAGTATACGACCATTTCTAGTACTGTATGGTAGTGGTTATATGAATAGACATTTTACCCCCGAAGCCTTATACTCGGCCGCGGGCATAGAGAGCAATAGTAATAATAAAGAATACATATCATCTTTAAATTCCTCTGAAAGTGAGGTTGATTTTCCATCAGGCCGTTATCTGGTTAGGTTGTCATATTCTGATAATGGTGTTTTTTTAAGTAAACAATTTCACTTGCTAAGAGGATTAGGAACTTTACAGCCTTTTTTCATCACTAATGAACAATTATTTTAA
- a CDS encoding secretin N-terminal domain-containing protein translates to MKFCYKNKIFIALFAVSLTSCSLTENDTDKQHASKGLRNTQVEVKPSILRDNVSVDESKMQGDEESEKEVVGEYTVSEIPDLGGINKVLDKAKQDLNLEGAPITFVADQLSIREFSHKVFNELLNINYVLAPELAASKIKLTLNIATPIERVAFYTSVLETLNQNNVLSYRKGNILYLAKSSKTNEKNNIAIGIGREEADVPDISGEITHIVPYTYSESRNITSIMKKLSTAQVTVNSNQKIILLEGERDEILRALKIIHMLDVPRAYGRKIRLFEFAHITPEEAIEQITDLLEEDGFEVSSNGDISFVPMPRINSFVAYSASEAVVERINYWARKLDVPLAGDQNQYFVYKPKYAKAEEMQKSLRDLLRGNRASSASKSEQSNTPADTQNRQSASGMQGQVQFSLDKQQNALIFNTTPIEYKKILTLLEKIDVLPGQVILDVTILEVTLKDDMKSGVDWLYDNSKTKPNIAKIDFLSSGSIGAVFSSGDWQANLNWSDEQDDARVISRPYLIVRDGESASISSGDQIPIITQVVEDTGNTGSVSNSVQYRSTGVNVSLTPTINSNGVISLSVSMSVSSSKASTNTQVETPTITNRSISTEIIARNGQTVALGGLIQENKNEIENGVPVLGTLPIVGNLFSSKTDTFARTELVMLITTKIVRDSIQVDEFSEAMAELYSAPIVIK, encoded by the coding sequence ATGAAATTCTGTTATAAAAATAAAATATTTATTGCTTTGTTTGCTGTTTCTCTTACCAGCTGCTCGTTAACTGAAAACGATACAGATAAACAGCATGCCAGTAAAGGATTGAGAAATACTCAAGTTGAGGTGAAGCCATCCATATTGCGTGATAACGTTAGTGTTGATGAGTCTAAAATGCAAGGCGATGAGGAAAGTGAGAAAGAAGTAGTTGGGGAGTATACTGTTTCAGAAATTCCTGATTTAGGTGGTATTAACAAGGTTTTGGATAAGGCAAAACAAGATTTAAATTTGGAAGGTGCGCCAATCACTTTTGTGGCTGATCAGCTCAGTATTCGTGAATTTTCACATAAGGTGTTTAATGAGCTTTTAAATATCAATTATGTATTAGCGCCTGAATTAGCCGCATCTAAAATTAAATTAACATTAAATATTGCAACACCAATAGAGAGAGTGGCGTTTTATACCTCAGTATTAGAGACATTAAATCAAAATAATGTATTGTCATACAGAAAAGGCAATATTTTATATCTAGCAAAATCTAGTAAAACGAACGAAAAGAATAATATTGCTATAGGTATTGGCAGAGAAGAAGCTGATGTGCCTGATATCTCAGGCGAAATCACTCATATAGTACCGTACACATATAGCGAAAGTCGTAATATTACCAGTATAATGAAGAAGTTATCTACGGCACAGGTAACTGTTAATTCTAACCAAAAAATTATTTTACTTGAAGGTGAACGAGACGAAATTTTACGGGCTTTGAAGATAATTCATATGCTAGATGTACCAAGAGCCTATGGTAGAAAAATACGCTTGTTTGAATTTGCTCATATAACCCCTGAAGAAGCGATTGAACAAATCACCGACTTGTTGGAGGAAGATGGATTTGAAGTCAGTAGCAATGGTGATATTTCATTTGTACCTATGCCTAGAATTAATTCTTTTGTAGCCTATTCTGCTAGTGAAGCCGTAGTTGAACGTATTAATTATTGGGCAAGAAAGCTAGATGTGCCTTTGGCGGGAGATCAAAACCAGTATTTTGTTTATAAGCCTAAATATGCTAAAGCGGAAGAGATGCAAAAGTCCTTGCGGGATTTATTGCGTGGGAATAGAGCTTCGTCAGCAAGCAAGTCTGAACAGAGTAATACCCCCGCAGATACACAGAATAGGCAATCTGCCTCTGGAATGCAGGGGCAAGTTCAATTTAGTTTAGATAAGCAACAAAATGCCTTAATTTTTAATACAACACCAATTGAGTATAAGAAAATCTTAACTTTGCTAGAAAAAATTGATGTATTACCTGGGCAAGTGATTTTAGACGTTACTATTTTAGAGGTCACGTTAAAAGATGATATGAAATCTGGTGTTGATTGGTTATATGATAACTCAAAGACTAAGCCAAATATCGCAAAAATTGATTTTTTAAGCTCTGGTTCTATCGGCGCCGTGTTTAGCTCAGGGGATTGGCAAGCTAATTTAAATTGGAGTGACGAGCAAGATGATGCTCGAGTGATATCGAGACCTTATTTGATTGTTCGAGACGGCGAGTCCGCATCAATTTCATCTGGTGATCAAATTCCTATTATTACTCAAGTTGTTGAAGACACAGGTAATACGGGTTCGGTATCAAACTCGGTACAATACAGGTCAACGGGTGTTAATGTTTCTTTAACTCCAACGATTAACTCAAATGGCGTAATCTCATTATCTGTATCTATGTCTGTCAGTAGTAGTAAGGCAAGTACAAATACTCAAGTTGAAACGCCTACTATTACTAATCGTTCGATTTCAACAGAGATTATTGCTAGAAATGGCCAAACAGTTGCGCTAGGTGGCTTAATTCAAGAGAATAAAAATGAAATTGAGAATGGTGTGCCTGTTTTAGGTACATTACCAATAGTTGGGAATTTATTTTCAAGTAAGACTGATACCTTTGCTCGAACAGAGCTGGTTATGTTAATCACGACTAAAATAGTGAGAGATTCTATACAAGTTGATGAATTTAGTGAAGCGATGGCTGAGCTATATAGTGCCCCAATCGTAATTAAATAA
- a CDS encoding polysaccharide pyruvyl transferase family protein has product MKKIVLYGAFDRYNYGDNIMPILFQMFVEKYAKHILEEFEFEFAAISQSNLSHYLCKETKSINELTQSLPANSVIVVVGGEVLCTKNQTLYLHMQGSSLYHFALKIFRKVLPALFAKFADTRYSAQWEYPFIPPQKAFSQPVNIVFNTVGGDVQSLTQTELADVSARFANASYFSVRDVRTYEEISPLYKDTVLAPDSAYIMSDLLAQSDLEAKIDDTFVEELPVQYVVFQAAPGKVGCSANKLTLLIDDLASRLNKKVVLLPIGYASGHDDHQLLNKVHRALPKQTVLLHDLNIWQIMYVIKNAELFFGTSLHGVITAMSYSVPHYGINPLVQKLDAFLQEWSVAPFNQCYDITELPNLPSLVTKESSENLKTKSNQNIALVKANYHALLASL; this is encoded by the coding sequence TTGAAGAAGATTGTGCTATATGGCGCGTTTGATCGATACAATTATGGCGATAATATTATGCCTATTTTGTTTCAAATGTTTGTTGAGAAGTATGCTAAGCACATCTTGGAGGAGTTTGAGTTTGAGTTTGCCGCTATTAGTCAGTCAAATTTAAGTCATTATCTTTGTAAAGAAACAAAAAGTATAAATGAGCTAACTCAAAGCTTGCCTGCTAATTCAGTCATAGTTGTTGTTGGTGGAGAGGTTTTATGTACTAAGAATCAAACACTATATCTGCATATGCAAGGTAGTAGTTTGTATCACTTTGCTTTGAAAATTTTTAGAAAGGTTTTGCCGGCATTGTTCGCTAAATTTGCCGACACCCGATATTCTGCTCAGTGGGAATATCCATTTATTCCTCCGCAAAAAGCATTTTCTCAACCTGTTAATATAGTATTTAATACAGTGGGAGGTGATGTGCAGAGCTTAACTCAAACAGAGCTTGCAGATGTGTCTGCTCGATTTGCTAACGCTAGTTATTTCTCGGTAAGAGATGTAAGAACATACGAGGAAATAAGTCCTTTATATAAAGATACTGTATTAGCGCCAGATTCAGCTTATATAATGTCTGACCTGCTTGCTCAATCTGATCTTGAAGCAAAGATAGATGATACGTTTGTTGAAGAGCTACCAGTACAGTATGTAGTTTTTCAAGCTGCTCCTGGGAAAGTTGGTTGTTCTGCAAATAAATTAACGTTATTAATTGATGATCTAGCAAGCAGGCTGAATAAGAAGGTAGTACTATTGCCTATAGGTTATGCTTCTGGGCATGATGATCATCAACTTTTAAATAAAGTACACCGAGCATTGCCTAAGCAAACTGTACTATTACATGATTTGAATATTTGGCAGATTATGTATGTAATTAAAAATGCTGAGCTTTTTTTTGGAACTAGTTTACATGGAGTGATTACAGCCATGTCCTATAGCGTACCACATTATGGTATAAACCCTCTGGTACAAAAGCTAGATGCCTTTCTTCAAGAGTGGAGTGTTGCTCCATTTAATCAGTGTTATGATATAACTGAGTTGCCTAACTTGCCTTCACTTGTTACTAAAGAAAGCTCGGAAAATCTTAAGACGAAATCAAATCAAAATATAGCCTTAGTCAAGGCCAATTATCATGCCTTATTAGCGTCACTCTAA